A window of Bacillus toyonensis BCT-7112 genomic DNA:
TCTTCTTTAGTCGAAAGCGGCACACGAGCAATAGTCTCTCCTGTTGCTGGATTTGGTACATCTTCTACTTGTTTACTTGTGGATTCTATCCATTGTCCACCAATATAATTTTTTAACGTTTGTACATTTTTCGTTACTACCATGGTGAAACCTCCTAATTTTAAGATAGCCGTCCTATGTATGTATTGCATTCACAAAAAAAGAAAGCGCATTCATTAGACGGTATATAAACTTATTTATATACATTTCTCTAACATTACTAATCTTACTCTTATCGATTGCATATGCAGGAGCAGTCATCTGCTTAGCATTTGTCCACTCCCCAGTTCACATTATTTCAGATTAATCTCATGGTTCATCTTATAATTCTTTTTCAAAAATACTGGGCAATCCCATTCACAAACAAGGTCCTTATCCAAGGAAACAACCCAGCCCTTTGTAACATGATACTTTTTTCCATCAACAGTAATAAACACTTCACCGTCTGTCACATAGAAAACTTCCTGTTCTTCTACATGCCACGTTCCTTTATTTGGTTCACCTACCCATGGTTCCCATGTGTTGGCACCTAGTTGCTCTGCTTCTTCTGCTGTAATTTTTTTCGCAAAAAACATGATGATAACCCTCTCTCTTATTAGTAATTTTGACGGAATACGTTCCTATACATCTACTGTTTTAACATTGGTATCTGTATTAACATTGATAACCTTTAAACGTTTGAACTCTTTTCTCATAAAGTATATGGCAATGAGAACGCCTGGAATTTCGGCAGCAGGAGCAGCGTACCATACACCTTCTACACCCCAGAACTTCGGAAAAACAAATAGAAACGGTATCATGAACAACAATATTTTGCTAACACTAATAAACGTTGCGGACCAGTTTCTCTCCTGTGATTCAAAATAACCAGAGACAAGCAAGCTAACTGCACTAAGTGTAAACAAACAATTGAATACAACCGTCGTCCAAATGCCCAGTTTTTGCAATTCAGGATTACCACCGGAAAAAAATGACACAATTGGATCTGCAAAAATGATTAATATAGCTGTCACAATTACAAAGAAGGAAACTGTAAAAATGAGTCCCATCTTAATTGCTTGTTTCACACGATCAAGGTTGCCTGCACCATAATTATAACTAATAATCGGTTGAAGCCCTGTCATTCCACCGAGCGCCGCTAAAGCGAGAAGATTTGTAATGTAACCATTTTGAATCGTGAAAGCTGCAACGTGCAGACCACCTCCGTAGCTTTGCAGTAAATTGTTGGTGAAAATAATTGCTATAAACATCATGAACTGACTAGAGAAAGATGCAAACCCCGTCCAAACTACTTCACCAATCTTCTTAAGATTAATCATCACATCTTTCATTTTTGGCTTCAGTTTTGTTTTACCAAACCAGAAATAAAAGATTAAGAGAACAGGAATCGATTGCGAAATCGTATTAGCCCATGAAGAACCCATCATCCCCATGTCATACTTCACTACCATAATCCATTCCATAACTCCAGCAACAACTGCTGCGACTAACCAACTGTTCATTGACAATATAGGTTTTTCATCGATATTAGCTAAAATACTTAATACAACGGCCAATATCGTTAATGGCAACGAAATCCATAGTAGTCGGCTATATTGCACCGCATACGGAAGTGCTTCATCACTTGCTCCAAATAGAATCATAATATCAGTTTCAAAGACCAATCCAAGTACAGCTATCAAAGTGGAAAGGAAAAGAGTAAACCATAAAGTTTGTCCCATAATACTTCTAGCTTCTTCTATCTTCCCTTTCCCCATTCGAAGTGAAATGACCGCTCCGGCTCCTATCCCCAAAAGAACCCCAATCATACGGGTAATAACCATGACCGTAAACCCAATTCCGATTCCTTCGATTTCTAGCTCCTGAAAGCCACTGACGAAATAGCCATCAATAACCGATACAACTCCTAGAATTACATTAGCCATAATTCCTGCCAAAGCAAACCGTAAATATAGTAACGGAATACTT
This region includes:
- a CDS encoding cupin domain-containing protein; protein product: MFFAKKITAEEAEQLGANTWEPWVGEPNKGTWHVEEQEVFYVTDGEVFITVDGKKYHVTKGWVVSLDKDLVCEWDCPVFLKKNYKMNHEINLK
- a CDS encoding MATE family efflux transporter — protein: MKIVDNRPSSNIEKPEGMNKSVDDSVLGTKSIPLLYLRFALAGIMANVILGVVSVIDGYFVSGFQELEIEGIGIGFTVMVITRMIGVLLGIGAGAVISLRMGKGKIEEARSIMGQTLWFTLFLSTLIAVLGLVFETDIMILFGASDEALPYAVQYSRLLWISLPLTILAVVLSILANIDEKPILSMNSWLVAAVVAGVMEWIMVVKYDMGMMGSSWANTISQSIPVLLIFYFWFGKTKLKPKMKDVMINLKKIGEVVWTGFASFSSQFMMFIAIIFTNNLLQSYGGGLHVAAFTIQNGYITNLLALAALGGMTGLQPIISYNYGAGNLDRVKQAIKMGLIFTVSFFVIVTAILIIFADPIVSFFSGGNPELQKLGIWTTVVFNCLFTLSAVSLLVSGYFESQERNWSATFISVSKILLFMIPFLFVFPKFWGVEGVWYAAPAAEIPGVLIAIYFMRKEFKRLKVINVNTDTNVKTVDV